One part of the Vicia villosa cultivar HV-30 ecotype Madison, WI linkage group LG6, Vvil1.0, whole genome shotgun sequence genome encodes these proteins:
- the LOC131613257 gene encoding uncharacterized protein LOC131613257, protein MLMAVAQDGNSNIFPVAFAIGQRETAASWSFFLRNLREYVAPQPDLCLISDRHASIESAYKNPTNRWLHPPSTHVYCIRHIAQNFMQEIKDRHLRKTLVNAGYVLTQPTFQHYRSEIILSNPNVGSWIDNLSREKWTRAYDNGVRWGHMTTNLVESTNGVFKGIRNLPITALVEKTYFRIASLFSTREQSAKANSHHVTAFDRFNRTFSVRETIEHNEGFPRQQYQVLLNDHWCDCGKFEAFRMPCSHVIAACAFSHRDALSLLSPIYKAETLLQVYRVAFPVVAKKDFWPKYDGEDIKLFPRKKHPPEVLFLSSALPAQSASQYPVNADLDP, encoded by the exons ATGTTGATGGCTGTTGCACAAGATGGAAACAGCAATATATTTCCAGTAGCATTCGCAATAGGGCAACGTGAAACTGCCGcgagttggagtttctttctaaggaatctCCGAGAATATGTTGCTCCTCAACCTGATctttgtttaatctctgatagacATGCTTCCATTGAAAGTGCTTACAAAAATCCAACAAACAGATGGCTACACCCACCATCAACACATGTATACTGTATTCGCCATATTGCCCAGAATTTCATGCAGGAGATTAAGGATAGGCACCTCCGGAAAACACTAGTCAATGCAGGATATGTATTAACTCAACCTACATTCCAACATTATCGGAGTGAAATTATATTGTCAAATCCGAATGTGGGAAGTTGGATTGATAACCTTTCCAGGGAGAAATGGACCAGGGCTTACGACAacggcgtgcgatggggccacatGACAACAAATCTAGTAGAATCCACGAATGGTGTTTTTAAGGGCATTCGAAACCTTCCTATCACTGCACTAGTGGAGAAAACCTACTTTAGGATTGCTTCGCTATTCTCAACAAGAG AACAATCAGCGAAGGCCAACAGTCATCATGTAACTgctttcgatcgattcaaccgcACCTTCAGTGTTCGAGAAACAATTGAGCACAATGAAGGATTTCCGAGACAACAATATCAGGTTCTACTAAATGATCATTGGTGCGATTGTGGAAAGTTTGAAgcatttcgtatgccttgctcacatgtcataGCAGCATGTGCATTTTCACACCGAGACGCATTATCACTACTATCTCCAATTTACAAGGCTGAGACATTGCTCCAGGTATATAGAGTGGCATTTCCAGTGGTAGCAAAGAAGGATTTTTGGCCTAAGTATGATGGGGAG gATATTAAATTGTTTCCTagaaagaaacatcctcctgaagtgcTCTTCCTATCGTCAGCACTtcctgcccaatcagcatcacaatatccagttaATGCAGATCTAGATCCATGA